The Eubacterium sp. MSJ-33 genomic sequence CTTTCTCGTTTTTATCCTTTAACGCGGTCTGCTGGTTTTTATCCACACCTTCCGAGCTTTCCTTGCGGAACACAATACGGAAGGTCAAAAGCAATAATTTCAGATCCAACCGATAAGAATATTCCTGAATATATGTCAGATCCAATTTCAATTTATCAATCGGTGTGGTGTTGTATTTTCCGTACACCTGTGCATACCCGGTCAGTCCCGCCTTTACCTTCAGACGAAAATCAAAATCCGGCACCGATTCCTCGTATTTTTCAAAAATCTCCGGCCGTTCCGGTCTCGGTCCAACCATCGACATATCTCCGACAAACACATTAAAAAGCTGAGGCAGCTCATCCAGATGCAGATTCCGCAGCACTTTTCCAACCGGAGTGATTCGATCATCGTTCTTCTTTGCAAGCTGTGCCCCATTTGCTTCCGCATCAATCCGCATACTTCGGAATTTGTAGATCATGAACGGCTTTCCGCCACGCGTCAGACGTACCTGCCGGTAAAATACCGGCCCGTGGTCATACGCTTTGATGGCAATTGCAATAATCAGCATGATTGGAGATGCAACCAAAATCCCAATACCGGATATAATCAGATCGGTTGCACGCTTAAAAAATCTCTGATCCGCCTGCAAACCGATGTTTCTGGACAAAAATACCGGCGTATCGACCAGGTGCATATCATCGGAGCCTTTCATAATAATATCTGTAATTTTCGGAATTACATACGTTCGAATCGAATGTTTGAAACAATATTTCAGAATTGTGTTTCGATCCTCGGATGGCAGATCATATAATACAACGCCTTCAAAATCCAACACGTCCTG encodes the following:
- a CDS encoding exopolysaccharide biosynthesis polyprenyl glycosylphosphotransferase gives rise to the protein MYIEEQRRRALSLLANLIIWVFEAVSFGVIWFGEYHKPLFFRGNYVVIGLYAVFIFLITKSFNGYKLSYMRVLDLCLSHGLAIVIGGAVAYIFICMVSRDYMNVIPVIIMVIIQIVFETLWVILVQHIYMLFFPPRKLIVIYGIYPPENFLLKINARRDRYQICEVLNYQQGMEKIQQDVLDFEGVVLYDLPSEDRNTILKYCFKHSIRTYVIPKITDIIMKGSDDMHLVDTPVFLSRNIGLQADQRFFKRATDLIISGIGILVASPIMLIIAIAIKAYDHGPVFYRQVRLTRGGKPFMIYKFRSMRIDAEANGAQLAKKNDDRITPVGKVLRNLHLDELPQLFNVFVGDMSMVGPRPERPEIFEKYEESVPDFDFRLKVKAGLTGYAQVYGKYNTTPIDKLKLDLTYIQEYSYRLDLKLLLLTFRIVFRKESSEGVDKNQQTALKDKNEKG